A stretch of DNA from Agelaius phoeniceus isolate bAgePho1 chromosome 4, bAgePho1.hap1, whole genome shotgun sequence:
gagccccgagtctgcACCCCCACTTTTCCTCcagttagaaactacactggaacttttttctggaaacaaagacatgacctaaatcctctccccatgtcccagacagagagatgttcagttcttagttgactgggcagcagtttcttcaatagaatgataaacaatatggaaacgttttagctacaagcaaataggcaaatctgaacaaggtcctggtggccagccactgcagttcttttgaagcaattttttaaacaatcaaatactgattccacaaaaataaagcaaaaagctgactactggctaagaaagaaggaaaaatgaacttttgacgacaacaacaacatgccaaggacacaggctttttcCCAATGTCATACCTTATtactacctctcttgggaattctcatcaTGGctcccaaaaggaataaatccctcagaGTGTCCTAAAGCACAAAGTAGCACGCTGGAGCTCCTCACActcccaggagggcagcacagcGTGCACCGAGTCTGACACAAATTCTGCTCAGTGAGGGTCTGCAAACAAAGTTTCCAGTGATGAACTGAACTCATTTTCAAGGGACGCTTTCTAAGCACAGAAGCACAACAAAGAACAAGCAGAAACAATCCTTACAAACACCTGCGAGTTTTATTTAGCATGGATGCGACTGATTGCCACCCTATGGCTTCTCCCTTGGGTTTGTCTGTAGGTTCAGGAGGATGATGATGCACACTCTGCCTTCCCTGAACCCCCACAGCAGCCGAGCGCTGCCCAGCGCGTTCAGACCATCGGGAACTGGGTCACGCACACCCGGATgggccggagctgctctgctggagattGGGGAGACGAGAGCAGAGAGGCGCTGGCCCAGGCGTCGTCCCAGTTCTATTGCTGTGTGCCGAGAAGGAGTTTGCTCCCaacagctgcagccaccctcAGCTCGCTCCCGTGGTGAGTATCAATGGCACACACAGGCAGCCTGAGGAAATAATGGGCTGGGCTCtaaggggctgggacaggctctgattttttgttttgtatttgcaCGATGATCGGCACAACAGGGCTCTGATGGATGACTCGGCAGCGCGCAATTAAAAACTCCTCCGTAGGATTACATGGACTGGTAGGAAAAGACAAAAGCCCATCACCCTTCTGAAATCTCCTTTGAATCCCAAGCACGTGGATTGTCACTGTACTGCAACTTCCAGGTTTTCAAAGCAGCTTACTTCTGAAGGCCAGGAAACATTTATTCCTACAGAAACAAAGGGCAGCACCCAGGCTAATCTAAGCACTCCTGTTGGATAGGGGATCTGCCAGTGTGCCAGGCCAGCCTAAAGTGGGCTTTACACCAGTCTAATGTCCCCACAAAATTCTTCTCATATCTCCCAACCCTGAAACCTAAAGCTTCTCATCAGTAGCAAATTTGAAGTAAAATGGTTTTTTTACAACATTCAAAAATGTCATGCTGGACTGCACTAGAGAGTAATTTTCCAAtataagctcagcaaagcctgAACTGACTCGTCCAGACAGAaaacctacaagtgaacacctacacctgcctaaAAAGTcctaacgagcccctggcagccactggcatcaaagcgcagtggatgtttctaatccaggctaaggagaacaatatcaccttttgttctccccagtttgtttcctctgcagtcacatttgctccttatgatttttacagtctctgtctcttctcgggcagcgctgagtctgacgaccgggatacgagagtccttccctgccctacggagagaaccaggaaaaaaagttcaaaaaagaacagggcagtttgaagttaatacttccgacgagaagcagcacccgacaaacagagcaacggtgaacaaagcgtgacacctccctggggacagaagacttacaaactctccgggatttacaattccagtaaccaagcccttcagcacagcagccaagtgtcccattaggtgCTGCTGCACCAAGGAATGATCCCAGAGGTTCCCAAGGGTGAAATGCACGTTATTGTCCAAAGGcataaaatcttgcaaaataccaaaactacaatagatctaaactacagggcaagagtacaagtgttaacttgaggagctggaaccatccaggtgagcaactgctaactggatcctcaacagagtttgaggaacccttcaggatacagaagggttttccccagcaatgtcacaggccgagttttgatagaagtgcacttgccagatgctcagaaacgtcacccatcctcctccgggtgtcctgagagagctgcgaatggctctcacgtggtttgagctggttctgtaagggctcagggtgaatttcaccagatgcaaccaaactgggcaactcccagtgggacagaaggaacccaaagcttgttttacccaaagcttgggtaagcagagctccagcaaatactgaggaaacaGACAGAAcagggtaacaaataataaacctactttttttttagcttgcccttttttttatttaggtgaacaaaacaattaaggagaaggtggaaAACTCACCATGACTGAACAATTCATCAtctgtaagctgaccatccaTAGCACAaaggactccaaatttaaaattcaccgatcccTGGGACATAAAACCAACTATTATATGgtaaacagtcaaacagaagatgtaaaaatttgtttcctctaagGACTTTCAAGTATGTGTCTATCTTTGTATACATGCTACACATTAGAACATACATCTCATACCAGCTCCTAATACATAATCATTTATCTTTACATtttgatagtatagcataaaattatttccttaaaTGGGTGATCTATTATTATTAAGTTGGTGCTTTAAGCTATTTTTGCTGTCATGTTCAAAAAAACATTAATTCTTTTGactgtaacgagcaattgatttccaagtcatcaaaagcccatcaGAATACAAAGCTGTATTCACTGGACGGGTCTGTGAGCTAGAAGGAGTCAGGCTTGTACTgacctcttgcccttcaagaaccaataaatcctgtcaacaaaaccagcatctttagccccctcctattaaagattctacaaggatgatggttttatttgtgtttagaagtttggatttgaaacGACCAGTTCAATGGATAAAGACAGTTCAAGCAGTatcacattattattattattattattattattattattattattattattattattattattatctgcTACTGGAAGAGACAAACCAGTAGtatctatacttaattacttctgtttccagaaaataataaagaaaaagaaccaaacaaaaaaaagtcacttcctaccttttgtatctcaggatgaaaaatgtctcttgggctcttctccagtttctccagactcctggcactgaaatgcaaatgaacgagtgctttataggagggcaagtgcacattccaaccccgaaccaccaaccgatggcagttacagcgcttacaaaatgaatccttcccagagcctctgggaaatggaacggtttgtgcaactgccatttcttccccaaaatactgactcccaacacttcctaaactgagtttgcattttaaaaacagaaattagggagactcagggtggagatcaggttgaaatggatttccttctaaagcacagggctctgttccatcacccttcacttgGGCTCCACACAGAATCAcggggagcattttaggagggctcaagaaccaattctatttctctcttttttctagtgctctctcttcctaaataattcaaggcaagtcaaatgaaaaatgacAAGTTCAGCATCAAATCCACACTTTTCCCCTTTGTCTGGtcaagaacaggctttaaaaccacttcttgctgccttcaacgaTTAAGACTTGCAAAACCATTTTTAcaagtttgataggtttatcataaaaaccacagaacgcaagctctgaattacaggaaaaggtacacaggcaaatatctcaactgatggtggcttatttgtCAATCCATACCTTAATGGAGATTGCACtgagaatgtttcagtgggactctaAGGGAGACAGattttctgagtaccctgtaaacaagaaaagctgggatatattacaggacatacccacttgttctgcatattcaaataggattatcaataaaaacatttcagttaaaaaagaaggaagaaaaccaaggtaattttactcagctatatttactgccgatttagagaaaaaaaatagtcatgggtgctgcaaagaaaaaaaaaaagtgaaccataaatgcctacagtagaactttaaaacaattgctgggataaaagcagctcatggaacatgaagtagaaaaaaagcgaaaccagtatcagaTCTGCCTGTTTTCTTACCActgcacaagaaaatccgacaagcAGTAtaaagtcactgcctaaaaccgatcctaggatgtaACCAAGAACAATtgaggcatttgctaatctaaacggaaaccttttccggaccctagtgtcaaatcacacgttttgtctctcagcagctcgaggctggagagcatttcccctgggggtcgggagggcaggggcacaaggggctgagtttgccgatcgcacctgtgccatcagaaggatccagcccggcgctccttgcgctcgccattctccgggccatcgctgtgttttactgctcagcgatgccgctccatctgtttgcgtggaaggaagagccacgagcactgaggcactcagcagccgtgtcatgccagcgatgtcgagcgctctctgctcgcaaggctgagcccgccgcggagccgcctccgcagccgctcgtccgcccccgcccgcagcagcggcagcggcccgagggagacgctgcagctcggcggctcccgcgcctccgccagcccgagggcagccgccgcacagtgaccgcggcagcgcccggcgccgctcgcccggggcggctcctgcagctcccggcccgcggcagcaaagcaccgcccggcgctccgccatcggcgggcggcagcgcgccccgcccgagctgagcccccgccaccgggaccgctgagcgaggccgaggcaccgggcggacgccccttccgcgccgctcggctccgtgcgggcggccggacggaggcttcgcccctccagcgtcgctgccgcggctccgtcccgcgcgggacaggcgccgggagctccccgcgcccagcccgctcccccggcgcgCGGCCGCCTCGGGCCGCCAGCCACTCCTAcggcgcgtcggccgttgcgtcagacgccgcgctttacggccgcagggcctgctgggagttggagtctcggactgacagccaccgctccggtttccgccaccgggagctgcgctcccgccaggggatcaaacggctccttcgctcctgggcgcggaagcaccttaggcagcaccgcccctcccgaatgtcctttcttttccgctccaactcttttttctttttttcactctgtttttcacccccttttaCATTCTCACTCCTCCTTTTTCACTctcatccttttcctttctttctttctttctttctttctttctttctttctttctttctttctttctttcctttctttcctttctttctttcctttctttctttctttcttccttccttccttccttccttccttccttccttccttccttccttccttccttccttccttccttccttccttccttccttcctttctttttctttctttttctttctttttcttttttccctgtatttttaATCTTGGCTTTCCATTCTAGCTTTagaataaaaaagcagcagtagaaacgttcaggctacctgggagtgcaaaaaaccccaaaacggtaatgattttaggaaaactatttcctccatgggagcctgaaattttctacagctgcaggtgacgtagagcttttatttcttcttctgtatAGTTTATACTTTATACTCTATTTATAccgcgccccctgccgtctgcatcggcgaactgcaggcacagcgccccctgccgtctgcaccggcgaactgcaggcacagcgccccctgccgtctgcaccggcgcactgcaggcagagtgccgcctAATGACGTCAGCCCGTCGACGcggcgccccgccccggccacGCCCACTCGGGCGGCCGTCGCCATCTTGTACGGCATTCCGCGACGGCCACGGCGCTGCCATGTTGTACGGCACCCCGTGACAGCCAGGGCGCCGCCAGCCTCTATGGCACAATTTTACGGCAGtggcgctttacggcagttttacggcATTTGCGCTTTACGTCACCTTTCGccacagtcgcgctttacggcaccttttacaacagccgcgctttacggccagctttacgacagtcgcgctttccGGCcgcttttacgacagtcgcgatTTACGACACCTTtcacgacagtcgcgctttacgacaggTTTTTGCGACACTGGCGCTTTACGgcccttttacgacagtcgcgctttacggccgcttTTACGagagtcgcgctttacggcaccttttacgacagtcgcgctttacgacaccttttacgacagacgcgctttacgacaccttttgcgacagtcgcgctttacggcggCTTTTTTGCGACACTGACGCTGTATAgcccttttacgacagtcgcgctttacggcacattttgcgacagtcgcactttacggcagttttacggcATTTGCGCTTTACGGCAcattttgcgacagtcgcgccttacggcactaccttttatggaacttttatgaTACTTTAGAGCACTTtacggtttttattttgtttttcatttatttttaattaattttattttttaaattttattttatacttaatgtttatttttaatttttctatttttaaagcttttattttattttttaaattttattttttatttaatttttatttctaatttttctatttttaaagctttttattttattcttctaattttattttatacttaatgtttatttttaatttttctatttttaaagcttttcattttatttttcaaattttattttttatttacttattatttttaatttttctctttttaaagctttttattttatttttttaatttaattttttatttaatttttatttctaatttttctatttttaaagctttttaatttattttttaatttattttttatttaattactatctttaatttttctattatgaaagcatttattttttcaattttattttttatttacttatgatttttaatttttctctttttaaagctttttattctatttttcgaattttattttttatttacttattaaatttttctattattaaagcatttattttttcaattttattttttatttacttattatttttaatttttctatttttaaagcgtttattttttcaattttattttttatttacttatgatttttaatttttctctttttaaagctttttattttatttttcgaattttattttttatttacttattattttaaatttttctattattaaagcatttattttttcaattttatttcttatttacttattatttttaatttttctatttttaaagcgtttattttttcaattttattttttatttacttatttttaatttttctatttttaaagcttttatttttaaatttaatttttaatttaatttttatttctaatttttctatttttaaagcttttaatttttttatttttatttacttatttttaatttttctatttttgaagcttttttatttttctaatttttttttagtttttatttttaacttttctatttttaatgtaataattttaatttttaattttattttttatt
This window harbors:
- the LOC143693779 gene encoding uncharacterized protein LOC143693779, which gives rise to MPYKMATAARVGVAGAGRRVDGLTSLGAPGGGNRSGGCQSETPTPSRPCGRKARRLTQRPTRRRSGWRPEAAARRGSGLGAGSSRRLSRAGRSRGSDAGGAKPPSGRPHGAERRGRGVRPVPRPRSAVPVAGAQLGRGALPPADGGAPGGALLPRAGSCRSRPGRAAPGAAAVTVRRLPSGWRRRGSRRAAASPSGRCRCCGRGRTSGCGGGSAAGSALRAESARHRWHDTAAECLSARGSSFHANRWSGIAEQ